A part of Pararoseomonas sp. SCSIO 73927 genomic DNA contains:
- a CDS encoding amidohydrolase family protein, whose protein sequence is MTIPQHGRRTVLAGAAALSAAALARPALGQHAIPFSAGAEAPRFRAPPNACDCHFHIYDNRTPPAPGGLAAPDASPDDYRKLQARIGTTRGVVVQPSLYGTDNTPTLAGMAALGPNFRGVAVVNTSVTDAELQRLHAAGIRGIRFNLAQFGATTLEMLEPLSQRVDALGWHCQINMPGEKIVEAGDTFRRVRGKLVFDHLAHCPQPAGVESETFKLVRSLIDRGNTWVKLSGAYADTRSGPPAYADSSAVARAFAAAAPQRMVWGSDWPHPTEAADKKPDDAVLFDLLTNWVPDETARRRILVDNPAELYDFPRT, encoded by the coding sequence ATGACCATCCCCCAGCACGGCCGGCGAACCGTCCTCGCCGGCGCCGCCGCCCTCTCGGCCGCCGCCCTCGCGCGCCCCGCCCTCGGCCAGCACGCCATCCCCTTCTCCGCCGGCGCCGAAGCGCCGCGCTTCCGCGCCCCGCCGAACGCCTGCGACTGCCACTTCCACATCTACGACAACCGCACCCCGCCCGCCCCGGGCGGCCTCGCCGCGCCCGACGCCTCGCCGGACGACTACCGCAAGCTTCAGGCGCGCATCGGCACCACGCGCGGCGTCGTGGTCCAGCCCTCGCTCTACGGCACGGACAACACGCCCACCCTGGCCGGCATGGCCGCGCTGGGCCCCAACTTCCGCGGCGTCGCCGTGGTCAACACCTCCGTCACCGACGCGGAGCTGCAGCGCCTGCACGCCGCGGGCATCCGCGGCATCCGCTTCAACCTCGCCCAGTTCGGCGCCACCACGCTGGAGATGCTGGAACCCCTCTCGCAGCGCGTGGACGCGCTCGGCTGGCACTGCCAGATCAACATGCCCGGCGAGAAGATCGTGGAGGCCGGCGACACCTTCCGCCGCGTCCGCGGCAAGCTCGTCTTCGACCACCTGGCCCACTGCCCCCAGCCCGCCGGCGTGGAGAGCGAAACCTTCAAGCTGGTCCGGTCCCTGATCGACCGGGGCAACACCTGGGTGAAGCTCTCCGGCGCCTATGCCGACACCAGGTCCGGCCCGCCCGCCTACGCCGATTCGAGCGCCGTCGCCCGCGCCTTCGCCGCCGCCGCGCCGCAGCGCATGGTCTGGGGCAGCGACTGGCCACACCCGACGGAGGCCGCGGACAAGAAGCCCGACGACGCCGTGCTCTTCGACCTCCTCACGAACTGGGTGCCCGACGAGACCGCGCGCCGCCGCATCCTCGTGGACAACCCCGCCGAGCTCTACGACTTCCCGAGGACCTGA
- a CDS encoding tripartite tricarboxylate transporter substrate binding protein has protein sequence MTSNGISRRAALATGLLMPFAARAALPDRPMRLVLGFPPGSGPDVVGRILAEGLRDSLPAGVVVDNKPGAAGAIAAQEVARAAPADGTALLFGEVGQLAMAPSTYARLPYDPAKDFAPVSQVAAADFALVVPITVAANSLADYVTWAKAQNQVFMGTFGAGTPGHFGAAILANEAGFPAEAVHFRSTGDAMTAILNGNVQGMFGTVALVAPHVRAGKLKALAVTGPARSPLLPEVPTTTELGRPALAFDAWFGLVAPAATPASTLASLDEAVGRALAAPALRTKMEEAGFRAAPRNREAFSAHMRAETARWAEVVRKTGFRAIE, from the coding sequence ATGACGTCCAACGGCATCAGCCGCCGCGCCGCCCTCGCGACCGGTCTCCTCATGCCCTTCGCCGCGCGCGCCGCCCTGCCGGACCGCCCGATGCGCCTCGTCCTCGGCTTCCCGCCCGGCAGCGGCCCGGACGTGGTCGGCCGCATCCTCGCGGAGGGCCTTCGCGACTCTCTGCCCGCCGGCGTCGTGGTGGATAACAAGCCCGGCGCCGCCGGCGCCATCGCCGCCCAGGAGGTGGCCCGCGCCGCCCCGGCGGACGGCACCGCCCTCCTTTTCGGGGAGGTCGGCCAGCTCGCCATGGCCCCCAGCACCTATGCCCGCCTGCCTTACGACCCCGCGAAGGACTTCGCCCCCGTCTCCCAGGTCGCCGCAGCCGACTTCGCCCTCGTCGTCCCCATCACCGTCGCCGCCAACTCCCTGGCCGACTACGTCACCTGGGCGAAGGCGCAGAACCAGGTCTTCATGGGCACCTTCGGCGCCGGCACCCCCGGCCATTTCGGCGCCGCCATCCTGGCGAACGAGGCCGGCTTCCCCGCCGAGGCCGTCCATTTCCGCTCCACCGGCGATGCCATGACGGCGATCCTGAACGGCAACGTCCAGGGCATGTTCGGCACCGTTGCCCTCGTCGCCCCGCATGTGCGCGCCGGCAAGCTGAAGGCCCTTGCCGTCACCGGCCCCGCCCGCTCCCCCCTCTTGCCGGAAGTCCCCACCACCACCGAGCTCGGCCGCCCCGCCCTCGCCTTCGACGCCTGGTTCGGCCTCGTCGCCCCCGCCGCCACCCCCGCCAGCACCCTCGCCTCGCTGGACGAGGCCGTGGGCCGCGCCCTGGCCGCCCCCGCGCTCCGCACGAAGATGGAGGAGGCCGGCTTTCGCGCCGCCCCCCGGAACCGGGAGGCCTTCAGCGCCCACATGCGCGCCGAGACCGCCCGCTGGGCCGAGGTGGTGAGGAAGACAGGCTTCCGCGCCATCGAGTAG
- a CDS encoding DUF3237 domain-containing protein produces the protein MAEALGEFVGELDVAVGPPVLVGATPLGKRRIIPILGGRAFGPRMEGEILPGGADFQLIRPDGVAEIEARYTLRLSDGALVYVVNRGLRTAAPEDMARLMRGEPVPPERVYFRTSPVFETAAADHAWLGRSLFVGFGERRPESVRIRVFAV, from the coding sequence ATGGCGGAAGCGCTGGGCGAGTTCGTCGGGGAGCTGGACGTGGCGGTGGGGCCGCCGGTGCTGGTGGGCGCGACCCCGCTGGGGAAGCGGCGGATCATCCCGATCCTGGGCGGGCGGGCCTTCGGGCCGCGGATGGAGGGGGAGATCCTGCCCGGTGGGGCGGACTTCCAGCTGATCCGGCCGGACGGGGTGGCGGAGATCGAGGCGCGCTACACGCTGCGGCTGAGCGACGGGGCGCTCGTCTACGTGGTGAACCGCGGGCTGCGGACGGCGGCGCCGGAGGACATGGCGCGGCTGATGCGCGGGGAGCCGGTGCCGCCGGAGCGGGTCTATTTCCGCACCTCGCCCGTGTTCGAGACCGCGGCGGCGGACCATGCCTGGCTGGGGCGGAGCCTCTTCGTCGGCTTCGGGGAGCGGCGGCCGGAGAGCGTGCGGATCCGAGTTTTCGCGGTCTAG
- the rpsD gene encoding 30S ribosomal protein S4, with product MTKRAESKYKINRRLGVNLWGRAKSPIAKREYGPGQHGQRRKNKPTDFGIQLMAKQKLKGYYGNIGEKQFRKYYDEAVRRKGDTSENLIELLERRLDCVVYRMKFVVTPFAARQFVNHGHITVNGQKVNIASYLVKDGDLIEVKEKSKGLTAVLDAAQSGERDVPEYIQVDHRQMKGSFVRAPKLSDVPYPVQMEPNLVVEFYSR from the coding sequence ATGACCAAGCGCGCGGAAAGCAAGTACAAGATCAATCGCCGCCTCGGCGTGAACCTCTGGGGCCGCGCCAAGTCCCCGATCGCCAAGCGCGAGTACGGCCCCGGTCAGCACGGCCAGCGCCGTAAGAACAAGCCGACCGACTTCGGCATCCAGCTGATGGCGAAGCAGAAGCTCAAGGGCTACTACGGCAACATCGGCGAGAAGCAGTTCCGCAAGTACTACGACGAGGCCGTGCGCCGTAAGGGCGACACCTCCGAGAACCTGATCGAGCTGCTGGAGCGCCGCCTGGACTGCGTGGTGTACCGCATGAAGTTCGTGGTCACGCCTTTCGCCGCCCGCCAGTTCGTCAACCACGGCCACATCACCGTCAACGGGCAGAAGGTGAACATCGCCTCCTACCTCGTGAAGGACGGCGACCTGATCGAGGTGAAGGAGAAGTCGAAGGGCCTCACCGCCGTGCTCGACGCCGCCCAGTCCGGCGAGCGCGACGTGCCCGAGTACATCCAGGTGGACCACCGCCAGATGAAGGGCTCCTTCGTCCGCGCCCCGAAGCTGTCGGACGTGCCCTACCCTGTGCAGATGGAGCCGAACCTGGTCGTCGAGTTCTACTCGCGCTGA
- a CDS encoding MFS transporter: MRLPLWVSALVATLLVQTVSSFASLAVPLLGPPLMARAGLAPESIGLVSAMTSGGICWCLACGGPMLGHHGPVRTLQLGLVCMALGLLALSQPLGLLGLLGALAIGFGTGHNTPAGSQILVRAAPPRHRTLIFSIKQAGVPLGGALAGLAVAPLVLSQGLSGALWTIIGIVLLTILLVQPFRRRLDNDRAPERRGWARALLSPAAAAHSVRVLRAHPSLPLLTGLCASFSVLQSCLMAFTATYAITRHGASLAEAGRIVAVMQLASMAGRIALGGLADRMGHALRHLLLQALASALAVALLVAVGGEGAWALYGCAALVGVTAIGWNGVHMAELARVSPLHLVSDVTSAVGLFGFVGSILGPLAFTLLVGWTGSYDLALLVMAAQLALFGLAGGVVTARARGRPGDSP, translated from the coding sequence TTGAGGTTGCCCCTGTGGGTCAGCGCCCTGGTCGCGACCCTCCTCGTCCAGACCGTCAGCTCCTTCGCCTCCCTCGCCGTGCCGCTGCTGGGCCCGCCGCTGATGGCCCGCGCCGGCCTCGCGCCGGAGAGCATCGGCCTCGTCTCCGCCATGACCTCGGGCGGCATCTGCTGGTGCCTGGCCTGCGGCGGGCCGATGCTCGGCCACCACGGCCCGGTCCGTACCCTGCAACTCGGCCTCGTCTGCATGGCGCTCGGCCTCCTCGCCCTCTCGCAGCCCCTGGGCCTGCTCGGGCTCCTCGGCGCGCTCGCGATCGGCTTCGGCACCGGCCACAACACGCCGGCCGGCAGCCAGATCCTCGTCCGGGCCGCCCCGCCCCGGCACCGCACGCTCATCTTCTCCATCAAGCAGGCCGGCGTTCCCCTGGGCGGCGCCCTGGCGGGCCTCGCCGTCGCGCCGCTGGTCCTCTCGCAGGGCCTCTCCGGCGCCCTGTGGACGATCATCGGCATCGTGCTGCTCACGATCCTCCTCGTGCAGCCCTTCCGCCGAAGGCTGGATAACGACCGCGCCCCGGAACGGCGCGGCTGGGCCCGCGCGCTCCTCTCCCCGGCCGCCGCGGCGCATTCCGTCCGCGTCCTGCGCGCGCACCCCTCCCTGCCACTGCTCACGGGCCTCTGCGCCTCCTTCTCCGTGCTGCAGTCCTGCCTCATGGCCTTCACCGCCACCTACGCCATCACCCGCCACGGCGCCTCCCTTGCGGAGGCCGGGCGGATCGTCGCGGTGATGCAGCTCGCCAGCATGGCCGGGCGGATCGCGCTGGGCGGGCTGGCGGACCGCATGGGCCACGCCCTCCGGCACCTGCTCCTGCAGGCCCTCGCGTCCGCCTTGGCTGTCGCCCTCCTCGTGGCGGTCGGCGGCGAGGGAGCCTGGGCCCTCTACGGCTGCGCCGCCCTGGTGGGCGTGACGGCGATCGGCTGGAACGGCGTGCACATGGCGGAGCTGGCGCGCGTCTCACCCCTGCACCTCGTCAGCGACGTCACCTCGGCCGTCGGCCTCTTCGGCTTCGTCGGCTCGATCCTCGGGCCGCTGGCCTTCACCCTGCTTGTCGGCTGGACCGGGAGCTACGACCTCGCTCTCCTCGTCATGGCCGCCCAGCTGGCTCTTTTCGGCCTCGCCGGCGGCGTGGTCACCGCAAGGGCGAGGGGCCGGCCGGGCGACAGCCCCTGA
- a CDS encoding amino acid ABC transporter substrate-binding protein, which translates to MLKRAILATVAAAAALFTAAPRPAEAGALYDAIRARGVLNCGIHTGLPGFAIPDSRGVWQGFDVDFCRGLAAALFNDPDKVRYTPLSSPTRFTALSSGEVDVLFRVSTETMLRDVGLGIRAITPNFYDGHGFMVRGNANISKAAELGGATICLLQGTTNEQVTAEYFRTNNLQFSPVLFARTDQATDALQAGRCDAFGTDASQLAAVRSSMQNPGEWKILDERFSKEPYGPYVRRGDDEWYDVVRWYVNAVIQAEESGVTRANVDEVKRTTTNPDTRRLLGVTPELGQALRLDPNWVVNIVKAVGNYGEIYERHMGPRSPVGLARGANELWTRGGLLYALPMR; encoded by the coding sequence ATGCTGAAGCGCGCCATCCTGGCCACCGTCGCCGCGGCCGCGGCCCTGTTCACCGCAGCGCCCCGCCCTGCGGAGGCCGGTGCCCTCTACGACGCCATCAGGGCCCGCGGCGTCCTGAACTGCGGCATCCACACGGGCCTTCCCGGCTTCGCCATCCCGGATTCCCGGGGCGTCTGGCAGGGCTTCGACGTGGACTTCTGCCGCGGCCTCGCGGCGGCCCTGTTCAATGACCCGGACAAGGTCCGCTACACCCCGCTCTCCTCGCCGACGCGCTTCACCGCCCTGTCCTCGGGCGAGGTGGACGTGCTGTTCCGCGTCAGCACGGAGACGATGCTGCGCGACGTCGGGCTGGGCATCCGCGCCATCACGCCGAACTTCTACGACGGCCACGGCTTCATGGTGCGCGGCAACGCCAACATCTCGAAGGCGGCTGAGCTTGGCGGCGCCACGATCTGCCTGCTCCAGGGCACCACGAACGAGCAGGTGACGGCCGAGTACTTCCGCACCAACAACCTCCAGTTCAGCCCCGTCCTCTTCGCCCGGACCGACCAGGCGACGGACGCGCTGCAGGCCGGCCGCTGCGACGCCTTCGGCACGGACGCCTCCCAGCTCGCCGCCGTCCGCTCCTCCATGCAGAACCCCGGCGAGTGGAAGATCCTCGATGAGCGCTTCTCCAAGGAGCCTTACGGCCCCTATGTCCGCCGCGGCGACGACGAGTGGTACGACGTGGTCCGCTGGTACGTGAACGCCGTGATCCAGGCGGAGGAGAGCGGCGTGACCCGCGCCAACGTGGACGAGGTGAAGCGCACCACCACCAACCCCGACACGCGCCGCCTGCTCGGCGTCACGCCGGAGCTCGGCCAGGCCCTGCGGCTGGACCCGAACTGGGTGGTGAACATCGTCAAGGCCGTCGGCAATTACGGCGAGATCTACGAGCGCCACATGGGCCCGCGCAGCCCCGTCGGCCTGGCGCGCGGCGCGAACGAGCTGTGGACGCGCGGCGGGCTGCTCTACGCCCTGCCGATGCGCTGA
- a CDS encoding tripartite tricarboxylate transporter substrate binding protein translates to MPFTRRHALGRSLGLGVAALARPALAQRGFPDKAIRMLVPWAPGGTTDVQMRAFCDAASRRLGQPVVVENKAGAGGILGAQALLNERPDGYTLAQMPISVFRIPYMSSRPPFDPLVDFTYVTHLTGYLFGVVVKADAPWADFPAFLADAKANPGKFNYGTPGVGTSLHITMEQIAGMRDVRYVHVPFRGVAENMGALLGGQIHATADSSGWGPLVEEGRLRLLVTWGPERAKRFPNVPTLKELGMDIVSTSPYGVAGPKGMDPAVVRALDTAFRAAIGDPSHAAVLDRYDMPAMAMGPEEYTGFVRRTVEEESAMIRRMGLRL, encoded by the coding sequence ATGCCCTTCACCCGCCGCCACGCGCTCGGGCGCTCGCTCGGCCTGGGGGTCGCCGCGCTCGCCCGCCCCGCCCTTGCGCAACGGGGCTTTCCGGACAAGGCGATCCGGATGCTCGTGCCCTGGGCGCCGGGCGGCACGACGGACGTGCAGATGCGGGCCTTCTGCGACGCCGCGAGCCGGCGGCTCGGCCAGCCCGTGGTGGTGGAGAACAAGGCGGGCGCGGGCGGCATCCTCGGCGCGCAGGCGCTGCTGAACGAGCGGCCGGACGGCTACACCCTGGCGCAGATGCCGATCAGCGTCTTCCGCATCCCCTACATGAGCAGCCGCCCGCCCTTCGACCCGCTGGTCGATTTCACCTACGTCACCCACCTCACGGGCTACCTGTTCGGCGTGGTGGTGAAGGCGGACGCGCCCTGGGCCGACTTCCCGGCCTTCCTGGCGGACGCGAAAGCGAACCCCGGGAAGTTCAACTACGGCACGCCGGGCGTCGGCACCTCGCTGCACATCACGATGGAGCAGATCGCGGGAATGCGGGACGTGCGCTACGTCCATGTCCCGTTCCGCGGCGTGGCGGAGAACATGGGGGCGCTGCTGGGCGGACAGATCCACGCCACGGCGGACAGCTCCGGCTGGGGGCCGCTGGTGGAGGAGGGGCGGCTGCGGCTGCTCGTTACCTGGGGGCCGGAGCGGGCGAAGCGCTTCCCGAACGTGCCGACGCTGAAGGAGCTGGGGATGGATATCGTCTCCACCTCGCCCTACGGCGTGGCGGGGCCGAAGGGGATGGACCCCGCCGTGGTGCGCGCGCTGGACACGGCGTTCCGGGCCGCGATCGGCGATCCGTCCCACGCGGCCGTGCTGGACCGCTACGACATGCCGGCGATGGCGATGGGGCCAGAGGAGTATACGGGTTTCGTGCGCCGGACGGTCGAGGAGGAGTCCGCGATGATCCGGCGCATGGGTCTTCGGCTCTAG
- a CDS encoding MFS transporter codes for MRDGGPTPQQGPGPAPPAKGPKGLEAASWKVALSVTLLMQTVAAFLNQCVPVLAPLLTGSAGLPPEAAGHLAALSTTGTLVFLLVGMPLLARLGPVRTLQAGATFAAAGMAIAALGNTIALGIAAFLIGVGYGPTPPAGSRILAATAPARHRTLIFSIKQAGAPLGGVVAGLVIAPVAAWAGWPYGLGLAVLIALVSAALIQPSRPMLDVEREPDRPVHPVALLSRRNVTGPFAALGLHPLLPPLTLLACSLATLQGCFATFAVTWLTTTRGLSLTQAGAVFAAMQGGGILARIVLGWVADRMANGPMNLVGQGLGAAALVALFVLLPPMGFLPTLLLGALAGSLAASWNGIYQSEVARLAPPGRIAEATAGSSTLSFLGYLVPPAIFAALVSATGSWLLPQLLSAGQVVLVALLVLPRLRRRA; via the coding sequence GTGAGGGACGGCGGGCCCACCCCCCAGCAGGGTCCCGGGCCCGCCCCACCCGCCAAAGGTCCGAAAGGGCTGGAGGCCGCCTCCTGGAAGGTCGCCCTCTCCGTCACCCTGCTGATGCAGACGGTGGCGGCCTTCCTGAACCAGTGCGTCCCGGTGCTCGCCCCCCTCCTCACGGGCAGCGCCGGGCTCCCGCCGGAGGCGGCCGGCCACCTCGCCGCCCTCTCCACCACCGGCACGCTCGTCTTTCTCCTCGTCGGGATGCCCCTGCTCGCCCGGCTCGGCCCCGTCCGCACCCTCCAGGCCGGGGCGACCTTCGCGGCGGCCGGCATGGCCATCGCGGCCCTCGGCAACACCATCGCCCTGGGCATCGCCGCTTTCCTGATCGGCGTCGGCTACGGCCCCACGCCTCCCGCCGGCAGCCGCATCCTGGCGGCAACCGCCCCGGCACGGCACCGCACCCTCATCTTCTCCATCAAGCAGGCCGGCGCCCCACTGGGCGGCGTGGTGGCGGGGCTGGTGATCGCCCCCGTGGCCGCCTGGGCGGGCTGGCCCTACGGCCTCGGCCTCGCCGTCCTCATCGCCCTCGTCTCCGCCGCCCTCATCCAGCCCAGCCGCCCGATGCTGGACGTGGAGCGGGAGCCGGACCGCCCGGTCCACCCCGTGGCCCTCCTCTCCCGCCGCAACGTCACGGGTCCCTTCGCCGCGCTCGGCCTGCACCCCCTCCTGCCGCCGCTCACCCTGCTCGCCTGCTCCCTCGCCACGCTCCAGGGCTGCTTCGCCACCTTCGCCGTCACCTGGCTCACCACCACGCGCGGGCTGAGCCTCACCCAGGCGGGCGCGGTCTTCGCCGCCATGCAGGGCGGCGGCATCCTCGCGCGCATCGTCCTGGGCTGGGTCGCGGACCGCATGGCGAACGGGCCGATGAACCTCGTCGGGCAGGGCCTGGGCGCGGCCGCCCTCGTCGCGCTCTTCGTGCTGCTGCCGCCCATGGGGTTCCTGCCCACCCTCCTCCTCGGCGCCCTCGCGGGTTCGCTCGCGGCGAGCTGGAACGGCATCTACCAGTCGGAGGTGGCCCGCCTCGCGCCCCCTGGGCGCATCGCGGAGGCGACGGCGGGATCCTCCACCCTGTCCTTCCTCGGCTACCTCGTCCCGCCCGCGATCTTCGCCGCTCTCGTCAGCGCGACGGGAAGCTGGCTGCTGCCGCAGCTCCTCTCGGCCGGGCAGGTCGTGCTGGTGGCGCTGCTGGTGCTGCCGCGCCTGCGCCGGCGGGCGTGA
- the grxD gene encoding Grx4 family monothiol glutaredoxin, giving the protein MSDNPVFAQIKSEVEANPVTLFMKGTPVFPQCGFSARVVQILSHMGVPFHGVNVLADPEIREGIKAFSNWPTIPQLYVKGEFVGGCDIITEMFQTGELATLLTENGIPHTQAA; this is encoded by the coding sequence ATGTCCGACAACCCCGTCTTCGCCCAGATCAAGTCCGAGGTCGAAGCCAACCCGGTCACCCTCTTCATGAAGGGCACGCCGGTCTTCCCGCAGTGCGGCTTCTCCGCCCGGGTGGTGCAGATCCTCTCCCACATGGGCGTGCCGTTCCACGGCGTGAACGTCCTCGCCGATCCGGAAATCCGCGAAGGCATCAAGGCCTTCTCCAACTGGCCGACCATCCCGCAGCTCTACGTGAAGGGCGAGTTCGTCGGCGGCTGCGACATCATCACCGAGATGTTCCAGACCGGTGAGCTGGCCACCCTCCTCACCGAGAACGGCATCCCCCACACCCAGGCCGCCTGA
- a CDS encoding BolA family transcriptional regulator, which produces MAMPAAEIEALIRAALPDAKVTIEDLAGDGDHYAATVVSEAFRGVPRVKQHQIVYAALQGRMGGELHALALQTSAPE; this is translated from the coding sequence ATGGCCATGCCCGCCGCCGAGATCGAGGCCCTGATCCGCGCCGCACTCCCCGACGCCAAGGTCACGATCGAGGACCTGGCCGGCGACGGCGACCACTACGCCGCCACCGTGGTCTCGGAAGCCTTCCGCGGCGTCCCGCGGGTGAAGCAGCATCAGATCGTCTATGCGGCCCTGCAGGGCCGCATGGGCGGCGAACTCCACGCCCTCGCCCTCCAGACCTCCGCACCGGAGTGA
- the purL gene encoding phosphoribosylformylglycinamidine synthase subunit PurL produces MPSAPETPANLLDEAKARTLAKDFGLKGDEFDNVLAILGRTPSLTELGIFSVMWSEHCSYKSSRVWLKELPTKAPWVIHGPGENAGVIDIGDGLAAIFKMESHNHPSFIEPYQGAATGVGGILRDVFTMGARPIANLNALRFGAVDNPNTKRILDGVVRGIGGYGNCVGVPTVGGEVNFHPAYNGNPLVNAMTVGIARQDRIFLSAAAGIGNPVVYVGSKTGRDGIHGATMASAEFSEDAEEKRPTVQIGDPFAEKLLIEACLELMETDAIVAIQDMGAAGLTSSSVEMAGKGGVGIELVMENVPQREEGMSAYEMMLSESQERMLMVLKPGEEHVAEAIFRKWELDFAVIGHLTDTGRITLRHNGVLEADIPLAPLESQAPLYRRPTAETPKQPLLDPATVADPVGIPAALKTLIASPDLCSRRWIWDQYDSAVNGQTVRRPGQADAAIVKLEDSLKALAMTTDCTPRYCAADPETGGAQAVVETWRNITATGAKPLAITDNMNFGNPERPEIMGQFAACIRGMKAACEALDYPVVSGNVSLYNETRGAEHPQAILPTPAIGGVGVIEDARRATGIAPRPGNEIILLGETRGHLGQSLWLREIAGREEGAPPPVDLAAERRTGDFVRERILSGAITACHDCADGGLLVALAEMALAANLGLALEAPPPGIPAHAFWFGEDGARYLCATPDAPALLAAAKAAGIPATRIAGPAGTTGALALPGHPAISIDELRTAHEGTLPALMRDA; encoded by the coding sequence ATGCCGAGCGCCCCCGAAACCCCCGCCAACCTCTTGGACGAAGCGAAGGCCCGCACCCTCGCCAAGGATTTCGGCCTGAAGGGCGATGAGTTCGACAACGTGCTGGCCATCCTCGGCCGCACCCCCAGCCTCACGGAGCTCGGCATCTTCTCCGTGATGTGGAGCGAGCACTGCTCCTACAAATCCAGCCGCGTCTGGCTGAAGGAACTCCCCACCAAGGCCCCCTGGGTCATCCACGGCCCGGGTGAGAACGCGGGCGTCATCGACATCGGCGACGGCCTGGCCGCCATCTTCAAGATGGAGAGCCACAACCACCCCAGCTTCATCGAGCCCTACCAGGGCGCCGCCACCGGCGTCGGCGGCATTCTCCGCGATGTCTTCACCATGGGCGCCCGCCCCATCGCCAACCTCAACGCCCTCCGCTTCGGCGCCGTGGACAACCCCAACACGAAGCGCATCCTGGATGGCGTCGTCCGCGGCATCGGCGGCTACGGCAACTGCGTCGGCGTCCCCACGGTCGGCGGAGAGGTGAACTTCCACCCCGCCTACAACGGCAACCCCCTGGTCAACGCCATGACGGTCGGCATCGCCCGCCAGGACCGCATCTTCCTCAGCGCCGCCGCCGGCATCGGCAACCCCGTCGTCTACGTCGGCAGCAAGACCGGCCGCGACGGCATCCACGGCGCCACCATGGCCAGCGCCGAATTCTCGGAGGACGCGGAGGAGAAGCGCCCCACCGTCCAGATCGGCGATCCCTTCGCCGAGAAGCTCCTCATCGAGGCCTGCCTCGAACTGATGGAGACCGACGCCATCGTCGCCATCCAGGACATGGGCGCCGCCGGCCTCACCAGCAGCAGCGTGGAGATGGCCGGCAAGGGCGGCGTCGGCATCGAGCTCGTCATGGAGAACGTCCCCCAGCGCGAGGAGGGGATGTCCGCCTACGAGATGATGCTGAGCGAGAGCCAGGAGCGCATGCTCATGGTCCTCAAGCCCGGCGAGGAGCACGTGGCCGAGGCCATCTTCCGCAAGTGGGAGCTGGACTTCGCCGTCATCGGCCACCTCACCGACACCGGCCGCATCACCCTCCGCCACAACGGCGTGCTGGAAGCCGACATCCCCCTCGCCCCCCTCGAATCCCAGGCCCCCCTCTACCGCCGCCCCACGGCCGAAACCCCCAAGCAGCCCCTGCTGGACCCGGCCACCGTCGCGGACCCGGTGGGCATCCCCGCTGCCCTGAAGACCCTCATCGCCAGCCCCGACCTCTGCTCCCGCCGCTGGATCTGGGACCAGTACGACAGCGCCGTGAACGGCCAGACCGTCCGCCGCCCCGGCCAGGCCGACGCCGCCATCGTGAAGCTGGAGGACAGCCTCAAGGCCCTGGCGATGACCACGGACTGCACCCCCCGCTACTGCGCGGCCGACCCCGAGACCGGCGGCGCCCAGGCGGTCGTCGAGACCTGGCGCAACATCACCGCCACCGGCGCCAAGCCCCTCGCGATCACGGACAACATGAACTTCGGCAACCCCGAGCGCCCGGAGATCATGGGCCAGTTCGCCGCCTGCATCCGCGGCATGAAGGCCGCGTGCGAGGCGCTGGACTACCCCGTCGTCTCCGGCAACGTCAGCCTCTACAACGAGACCCGCGGCGCCGAGCACCCGCAGGCCATCCTCCCCACCCCCGCCATTGGCGGCGTCGGCGTGATCGAGGACGCCCGCCGCGCCACCGGCATCGCCCCGCGCCCCGGCAACGAGATCATCCTCCTCGGCGAGACCCGCGGCCACCTCGGCCAGTCCCTCTGGCTCCGCGAGATCGCCGGCCGCGAGGAGGGCGCGCCCCCGCCCGTGGACCTCGCCGCCGAGCGCCGCACCGGCGACTTCGTCCGCGAAAGGATCCTGTCCGGCGCCATCACCGCCTGCCACGACTGCGCGGACGGCGGCCTCCTCGTCGCCCTCGCCGAGATGGCCCTCGCCGCCAACCTCGGCCTGGCGCTGGAAGCCCCGCCCCCCGGCATCCCCGCCCACGCCTTCTGGTTCGGCGAGGACGGGGCCCGCTACCTCTGCGCCACCCCCGACGCCCCCGCCCTGCTGGCCGCGGCAAAGGCCGCCGGCATCCCCGCCACCCGCATCGCCGGCCCCGCCGGCACCACCGGGGCCTTGGCGCTGCCCGGCCACCCCGCCATATCCATCGACGAGCTGCGCACCGCGCATGAGGGCACGCTTCCCGCCCTCATGAGGGACGCATGA